From Aptenodytes patagonicus chromosome 1, bAptPat1.pri.cur, whole genome shotgun sequence, one genomic window encodes:
- the CAV1 gene encoding caveolin-1 has protein sequence MSGTKYVDSEGFLYTAPIREQGNIYKPNNKMMADELSEKPVHDVHTKEIDLVNRDPKHLNDDVVKIDFEDVIAEPEGTHSFDGIWKASFTTFTVTKYWFYRLLSAIFGIPMALVWGIYFAILSFLHIWAVVPCIRSYLIEIQCISRVYSICIHTFCDPLFEAIGKMFSSIRATVRKEI, from the exons GGCTTTCTGTACACGGCGCCCATCAGGGAGCAGGGCAACATCTACAAGCCCAACAACAAGATGATGGCAGATGAGCTGAGCGAAAAGCCGGTGCACGACGTGCACACCAAAGAGATCGACCTGGTCAACCGCGACCCCAAGCACCTCAACGACGACGTCGTCAAG ATTGATTTTGAAGATGTGATCGCTGAGCCAGAGGGAACACACAGCTTTGATGGGATTTGGAAGGCCAGTTTTACCACCTTCACTGTAACGAAATACTGGTTTTATCGTTTACTCTCAGCTATCTTTGGCATTCCTATGGCTCTCGTCTGGGGCATCTACTTTGCCATTTTGTCATTCCTGCACATCTGGGCGGTGGTGCCGTGCATAAGAAGCTACCTGATTGAGATCCAGTGCATTAGCCGCGTCTATTCGATCTGCATCCACACGTTCTGCGACCCGCTGTTTGAGGCCATAGGCAAAATGTTCAGCAGCATCCGAGCCACAGTACGGAAAGAGATTTGA